TTTGCCTCGATGTAGCGCTTGCCCTCTGCGATGAAATCCCGGCTGTACTTTTCCAGCAGCAGAACAAGCGCAGCGTAGCGTTCTTCGCCGAACACCTCCGCAGCCACGCCGAACGCCACGACGCTTTCGTACTCGGTTGCAAATTGGTCGGGCAGAACCTTCGTTTTGCCGAGTACGCAGAAGGACACGCGCGGATTGACCGCGAGGTTGTCGAGTTTGTGCCCGGTCAGCGCGCAATGGAAGAAGATGCAGCCGTTTTGGTACGCATAGCTCATCGGCACGCCGTAAGGCTGCCCGTCCTTGCCGACCGTCGACAAGATTCCGTACTCGGCGGAGTCGAGCAATGCAACGGCCTCCCGAGAACTGATTTCGCGATCTTTTCTTCGAACGGATGGCATCGGAATTCCTTGTGTCACTGGGTGCATCGACGAAGAAACGCCAACCGGCCGCCTGATTGTATTGCTGAGCGGTGCGACCGGCGACCAGATCCCGGAGGAGACATTTGAGCGGGCGGCGTAGGATTATATTTTATCTGCGTCCCCCTTTTGATCTCCGCCTTGTGATCCCCGGAGATCCGGGTTGGCAACATCCAACAGAAACTGGCGTAGCCGCCGTTCTTCTCGCATGACATGAACAATGAAG
The sequence above is a segment of the Geoalkalibacter sp. genome. Coding sequences within it:
- a CDS encoding pyridoxamine 5'-phosphate oxidase family protein, whose translation is MPSVRRKDREISSREAVALLDSAEYGILSTVGKDGQPYGVPMSYAYQNGCIFFHCALTGHKLDNLAVNPRVSFCVLGKTKVLPDQFATEYESVVAFGVAAEVFGEERYAALVLLLEKYSRDFIAEGKRYIEAKDQVTRVFKIEVSRISGKARR